One Acidimicrobiales bacterium DNA window includes the following coding sequences:
- a CDS encoding alpha/beta fold hydrolase: protein MANPVVLVHGFASSFKHGWADDGWPDLLADEGREVIGGDLPGHGSSPKSSDPDAYADLEDQVLATFSDRPQVDAVGFSLGARILLTIATDHPERFGRLVVMGVGANLFHADQHSAVADAIEKGAAPDEIGMRVFDQLAADPRNDRAALAAVMRRRPPTLDAARLGRITCPVLVVIGEKDFVAPADELVAALPDSKLVTLPGVDHFATPKDYRSIDAALRFLAS from the coding sequence GTGGCCAACCCGGTGGTGCTGGTGCACGGCTTCGCCTCGTCGTTCAAGCACGGGTGGGCCGACGACGGCTGGCCCGACCTCTTGGCCGACGAGGGGCGGGAGGTGATCGGCGGGGACCTGCCCGGTCACGGCTCGAGCCCCAAGTCCAGCGACCCGGACGCCTACGCCGACCTGGAGGACCAGGTCCTGGCCACCTTCTCGGACCGGCCCCAGGTCGACGCCGTCGGCTTCTCCCTGGGCGCCCGCATCCTCCTGACCATCGCCACCGACCACCCCGAGCGCTTCGGGCGCCTGGTCGTGATGGGGGTGGGGGCCAACCTGTTCCACGCCGACCAGCACTCCGCCGTGGCCGACGCCATCGAGAAGGGGGCGGCGCCCGACGAGATCGGCATGCGGGTCTTCGACCAGCTGGCCGCCGATCCCCGCAACGACCGGGCCGCCCTGGCCGCGGTGATGCGGCGCCGGCCCCCCACCCTGGATGCCGCCCGGCTGGGACGGATCACCTGCCCGGTCCTGGTCGTGATCGGGGAGAAGGACTTCGTGGCTCCGGCCGACGAGCTGGTGGCGGCGCTGCCCGACTCCAAGCTGGTGACGCTGCCCGGGGTGGACCACTTCGCCACCCCGAAGGACTACCGCTCGATCGACGCCGCCCTTCGGTTCCTGGCCTCCTGA